The genomic window GGGGCCGGGGCAGGTTGGCGATGTCAGGCGGAACTGAGGCGGCGGGGCGGGCAAAGTGCTCGACATCGACGCCGTTGGGGACGAGGACGACATGCGGGTGGAGAGGGCTTTTGCTCTCCAGCAGGGCGGGCGAGGTGACGAAGACGAGATCCACCCGCCGGATGAGGTCGGCCTCCAGTTGGCGGATGATCTGGCGACGGTCGCGGCCCTCGATCTGTTCCGAGCCGAGGGCGTAGGCCGAGTATTCGTCGACGGCGTGGTAGATGGCGAGACGCTCGTCCAGTTGCCCAACCATCTCGCCCAAATCGTAGCGGAAAAGCCAGAGGAGGGGGCGCGCCATGTCCAGACGGCGCAGGGTCTGGCGCAGGTCGCGGCGGCGGAGGGCGAAGGTGAGGTGGCTGAGGGGGGGGCGGCCCGAGCGGGGGGCGAAGACGGCGGGGGTGTAGACCCAGAGGTTGGGCAGGGGCGAGGTCAGATGGGATCGCCGCAGGGTAGCCAGGGGGTGATGGCGGAGGGCGGCGGTGGTTTCGCTGAGGTAGGGGGCGGGTTCGATGAAGAGGATGCGGTTGTGGCAGGCCAGCCGTGACATGATCTGCTGGCGGTTGCGCCAGAGCGCATCCCACGGGTTGGCGGAGAAGCAGGCGATGGCGTGGCCGGAAAGCATACGATCAGGGCGACGGAGCCGCTTTGCCGGTGATCTGGCGGTAGAGGGCGGCGTGGCGGGCGCCCAGGCTGGCCCAATCGCGGCTGGCGACGAGGGCCAGGGCGGCGGTGCGGGCGCGTTCGGGGTCGATGCGCCGGGCCTGATCGAGGGCCTGGCGCAGATCGCCGTTGCCCGGCTGGAAGAGGACGCCGCTATCGCCGCTGATCAGGTCGGGGAAGGGGCCGATGGCGGGGGCGATGATCGGCTTGCCGAAGGAGTAGGCCAGGAGGGCAGCGCCGGAGGTGGTGGCGCGGCGGTAGGGGAAGACGCAGGCGTCGGCGGCGTTGAAGAAGATCTGGAGGTCTTCGTCGGCGATGTAGGTGGGGAACAGGCGGACGCCGGGGTGGTCGTGGGCGAGCAAGCGCAAGTGCTGGACGAAGGCCTGGCCGCCCTGGTTGCCGGCCCCAACCTGGCCGGCGATGACGAGTTCGTTGCCAGCGGCCGGCAGCGAGAGGAAGGCGTGGATCAATTGGTCGAGGCCCTTGTACGGGCGCATCTGGCCCAGGCAGAGATAAACGAAGGCATCGGGCGCAAGCTGTAGCCGCTGGCGGGCGCTCTGCCGGTCGATGTCGTTGGGGTAGGCGTGCAGGTAGTGGCCGTGGGGGACGATGTAGACGCCGGCCGTGCGGCCGTGCTGGCCGGCGACGGCGGCGGCGGTGGCTTCATCGTGGACGTGGATGGCGTCGGCGTGGGTGAAGATCCAGTCGTTGGCAGCGGTGTTGAGGTCAGGGTAAAGCTCGTCGTGGTGGTGGAGGTTGTGGACGGTGTAGACCAGGCGGATGCCGCGGCGTTGGGCAAAGCGGAGTTCGAGCAGGAGCTGGCGCAGCGCCCGGGCGGCCTGACGGTGGGGTGGATGCCCGTAGCTGTATTGCAGCTCCAGCCAGTGCAGGTGCACCAGGTGGGGATGTCCGGGCGAAAGCAGGGTGCGCCAGGCCAGGGTGGGGGCGATGGCCGTCGTCACGCCGGCGTCGGCCTTCTGCACCCCTTCGGCCAGCAGACGGACATAGGGGTTCAGGCGGACGCGGGAGAGGTAGAGGATGCGGAGCGGCATGTTAGTTATTGGAGATTGGAGATTAGAGATTGGCGGTTGGCAATCCCTAATCTCCAATCTCCAATCTCCAATCACCTCTTCACCCCAATGACGATCAAATCACGGGCGAAGAGGGTGGGGAAGCGGCGGGCCAGGCGGGTGTAGAGACGGTTGAAGGGCGGGCGACGCAGCCAGTTGGGGTAGAGGCCGCGCACCCACAAGGAGGCGGAGCCGTCGAGGTGGGTGATGGCAATATCCCGCGCGGCCAACCAGTCCCGGATTTCGTTCAGGGTGAAGAAGCGGAGATGGGTGAAGTCGGTGGGGGTGGCGCGCAGGTAGGGGAAGCGACCCCGCAGCAGCCACCATCGGCAGCGCCAATGGGCGATGTTGGGCAGGCAGAGGAGGAAGGTCCCGCCCGGTTTCAGCACCCGCGCCAATTCGTCGAACGAGCGGGCGGGGTCGAAGTGGTGCTCGATGGCCGAATCGGAGACGACGGCGTCGAAGCTGGCGTCGGGGAAGGGGATGCCGGTCTCGGCGATGTAGAGTTGGCTGGCGTCCAGACCCTTTTCCTGCGCCCGCCGGGTGGCTTCGTGGGTCAGGTCGGTCATGGTCACCTGGGCGCCGCGCTCGCGGGCCATGCGCTGGGCCAACATGCCGGGGCCGCCGTCGAGCTGGAAGACGCGCTGGTCGGGCCGGATGTGGGCCAGCATCAAGTCCAGGCGGGTGTGGTCGACGCTGTCATCTTTGGCAGCCCAATAGGCTTCGTACCAGGCGACAAGGTTCATAAATGCGGATTGCGAAATGCGAATTGCGAAATGGATCGATCACGAATGGCACGAATGGACGAATGGCACGAATAGAGCCAGTTATTGGTTATTAGTTATCAGTCATCAGTTACCAGTTGCCAGTTACCAGTTACCCGTTACCGCTTGCCACCCGTCACTTGCCACCTGCCACCTGCCCCTCTACCCGCGCGCCAGGGGCAGGAAGAGGCGGAAGGTGGGGAGGGGGGTGGCGGTGGCGGTGGGGGTGCGAGTGGGGGTGGGCGTCAGGGTGGCGGTGGGGGACGGGGTGGGGAGCGGTTTGTGAGCGAAGTCGACGGTCGTTTGCTGGCCCGCAGCCACGCTCACGATCAGTTCGTTGGTGGGGTGGGCGGGGTAGTAGCCGCCGGGGGCGTCTTCGTGCAGGCGGTAGGCGCCGGGGGCCAGGTTGCCGAAGCTGTAGAAGCCATCGGCCGCGGTGGTGTAGGCGCCAATGGACAGTGACCCCTGGTAGATGCGCACCGTGGCTCCGGCCAGACCCGGTTCGCCTGGCTGGCGTACGGCATCGAGGTTGACGTCCTCGAAGATGAGGCCGGCAAGGACGCCGACGACGGGGGTGGGGGTGGGCGTGGCGGTGGGGGTCTCGGTGGGGTTCGGGGTGGCCGATGGCGTGGGCGATGGCGTGGGGGTGGGGGTGCGAGTGGCGGTGGGGGTGGTGGTGGGCGTGGGGGTGGGGGTGGCGGTGGGGGGGATGGGCCGGTAGATGATCTCCAAAGCCGGGCGGGTGTTGGCCAGGCTGTGCTCGCTGCTGCGCAGATTGCGGGCGGCGTTGTAGCTGGCGGTGGCAGCGATCAAGACCAGCCCGTGGTTCCCGGCCGGGTTCTGCACCCAGCCTTGCACCGTCGCCAAGACGTTGGCCGTGTAGACGCCATCGGCGGCGTTGAGATTGAGGGTCGCGATCGGCGAACTCTCCCAGTCCTGGCCGGGTTGGCCGCCGGCCGCCCCCCAGGGTTGCCCGGCTGCCGCCTGGTTGTAGGTGGCGGTGGCTTCGTCCCAGGGGCGCAGCAGCCGATAGAGGTTGACCGCCATCTCGGGGCCGGTTCCGTCGGTCGTGAGCTTGAGGTTGGCGGCCTGGATTTCGACATTGGCCGGGAGGACGCCGGTCAGGTCGAAGCGCAGCAAGCCGGTGGCGACGCCGCTGGTGCGTAAGGTGACGGCGCCGAAGTTGCCGTAGTTGGAGGCGGCGCTCCACTGGTTGATCCAGGCATCGCTCGTGCCGCCGTAGCCCTGGCTGCCTTCCTGGAGGCTGACGAGGGCGGGGATGCTGCCATCGTTGGGGAAGAGGCTCAGGCGGACGACGCCGGACGGGGTGGTCCAGTCCAGGCGACCGTTGAGGGGGGTGACAGGGGCGATGGTGGTGCCCTGGCTGGTGGTGGTCTGCGAGATGATGTAGCCGGCGGCCGGGTCGAAGCCCATGCGGGCCAGGTCGAAGCTGAGATCGACGGCCTGGGTGTCGGTGACGGTCAGGGTGGCGCGGTCGGCGGCCGGGTCGGAGTCGGCGGCGACCTCGGTGAAGCGGTTGGGGCTGTGTTTGCCGATGTCCAGCCAGTAGAAGGCTTTGCTTTCGTCGGTGCGGAGGCGCAGGCGGGCCGGATGATCCTGGCGGACGTAGTCGTCCATGAAATCAGCCGCCCAGTCGCCGCCCAGTCCCCAGTTGGATGAGTCGTCGCCGTGGTCGCCGGGATACCAGCGCAGTTCCAGGCGACGAGGGCTGGCGGCGGCGATGGCGTCGTAGAAGTCCTGGGCGTGGTGCGGGGGGACGACGGTATCCTGCGAGCCGTGGATGATGGCGATGGGCAGATTGCTGAGGTTGGAGGCAAATTCCCAGGGGCTGCGGCGTTTGTACTCGAACGGAACCTGGGTTGGGGCGCCGCCGGTCTCGGTGATGATGCGCGTTTGGCGGTACTCGCTGCTCTCGTAATACCACTCAGACAGGTCGGCAATGGCTTTGTGGGTGACGGCGGCGGCGAAGAGGTCCGGATATTTGGCTGCCATGACGCCCGCCATCATCCCCCCCATGCTGAAGCCGCCGACGTAGATGCGGTCGGGGTCGATGTTGTAGTGGCTTTGCATGTACTGGAGGAGGGCGAGGGCGTCGTGCTGGCTGCGCAACGAGGCCAGGGGTTCGCCGCCGGGGCCGAGGGCGTTGTTGCCGCGCTGTGCGGGCGAGGCGACGAACCAGTCGTGGGCGATGGCGGCGGCGGTGTAGTCGGGCAGCGGCTCGAAGGGGACGCCGCTCCAGCCGTGGAAGACGAGGAGCAGGGGCCGGGGTGCGCTCTGGTCGATCGGCTCCAAAATGGCGGCATCGACGGCCTGGCCGCCTTCGCCAGGAAATTGGATGAACTTGTATTGGCCGCCCAGCAGCCCGGCGCCGCTGACCTGCAAGGCGGCGTAGTCCACACCCCAGGCATCGCTCGTGCCCTCGGCCGTCAGGCGGACGTAGTTGACGCCGGGATGCAGCAGTTCCGGCGGGAGAGGATAAGTGCGGATGGGCGCGTGGTCGACCGGGTCGCACGTTGGCTTGCCGTCGGCGGGCGGGGCCTGGCCGATGTCGACGCCATTGACGACGATGGGGTGGATGGCGCCAGCGCGGACATTGGAGGAGCGCATTAGCAGGCTGGCCGATTCGACGACGCCGGTGTAGGGCAGGGCCAGGGTGATGGTGTAGGTGGGGAATTCGTTGAGCGCGAGCGGGTCGGGTGTGGTGGTGAGCCGGTAGCAGGTCTCGTCGGCGTTCGAGGTGATGTCGACTTGAGGGCGAACGATGCCGGCGGCGCCGGCCGAGAGGGTGAGACCGAGGGCGGCCAGCAGGGAGAGGCTGAGGAAGAGGCTGAGTAGGAGGCGGCGTGGATGCACGGGGAAAGCCATGTCGTGAAGAGAGCGGTTGATAAGGAAGGTGTCACGATTATACTCAGACAGCGAAAGAGGGGCGAAGGAAGCCTGATGGTGCAAGCTCCTCCGCCCCTCCCGAAGTCAGACCTTCAGGGTCTGGCAGACCCTAAAGGTCTTCATGGTCCCACATTTCGCCACAGCAGCGGCAGGAAGATGCGGACGCGGCCGTCGTAGTCGCCGAAGTGGAGTTCCAGGGTCTGGTTGGGCGAGAGGGCGGCCAGGAAGTCGTTGGGGGTGCTAGAGGTGAGGCCGGTGGGGTCGATCTCGACCAGGCGGTAGCTGCCCGGCGCCGCCAGGACGAATTGGGCGTAGCCATCGCCGCCAGTGGCATCGCGCGCCACTTCCTGTTGCCCCGGCCAGCGGTAGACGATGATCTCGACCCCGGCCAGCGGTGGTTCGCCGTCATCGCTGTCGCCATCCTTGTTGAGGTCGTTGAAGACATAGGCGTGGATGGCGCCGCTGGGGGTGGCGGTGGGGGTAGGGGTGGGGGTGGGCAGGGCGAAGAGGCCAAAGTCCTGGCTGAGGACGCCGTTGCCTGGGGCCAGGAAGCGGTTGTTGGGGGGGGTGGTGTTCTGCCAGTTGGCCGGGACGACGAGCACCAGTTCGTAGGTTTGCGAGGCCAGACTGCCAAAGCCGTAGCGACCCTCGCTGTCTGTGACTTGCTCGGACAGCAACTGGCCCTGCACGGTGCGCAATCGCAAGGTGACGTTGGCGACGCCCGTCTCGCCCGCGCCCGGTTCGTGGTTGCCGTCCTGGTCAAGGTCATGCCAGACGATGCCCTCGATGCGCCCGCCGGTGGGGGTGGCGGTGGGGGTGCTGGTGGGCATGGGGGTGCTGGTAGGCGTGCGGGTGGCGGTGGGGGTGGGGGTGGGGGTGGCGGTGACGGTGGGGGTGGCGGTGGGGATGCGGTTGGCGGGGAAGTTCTTGTCGCCGATCTCTTGCCCGGCGATGACCTGCGCCCACTGCTGTTGGATGACCATCGTCCAGCCCTGGGGCGGTGTGACCCGGATGCTGTAGACGGCCGGGTTCAGGCCGGGGAAGCGATAGAAGCCGGCGTTGTCGCTGACAACCTCGGTGATGAGGGTGGTGTTGTCCGAGGCGTAGAGCCGCACCAGTGCGCCGGGCAGGGGCGGTTCGCCGCCATCGCGCACCCAGTCGAAGTCCAGGTCCTCGAAGATGTAGCCGGATAGGCTGCCGGTGGTGGCCTGGAGGGTGGCGGTAGGGGTGGGGGTGCGGGTGGGGGTGGCGGTGGCCTGGCCGGTGGGGGTGGGCGTGGAGGTGACGACCTGGCCGGTGGGGGTGGGGGTGGCCGTGACCTGGGGGGCGTTGTTCAGTTTGCGCACATCCACGTGGTGGATGTATTCGTCGCCGTCGTTGGCGTCGGCGTCCGAGCGGCTGTCGATGTAGAAATCGGCCTGGTTGGCAGCCAGCCGGGTGCCGAAGTAGCCATCCTGGATGTAGAAGGTGGCGGTTTTCCAGGCGTTGGTGTTGGTTTTCTGGACGTAGAAGGTGTTGGCCGGCTGGAGGCCGGTAGTGGGCAGGGCCTTGTCGATGGCCAAGCCGGTGGCCACGCTCCAGTCCTGGATGGCGTAGACGCGGGCGGCTTTTTCGCCGGTGGTGGAGTCGTATTTGAGACGGAAGCGGTCGTTGCCGGCGTCGAGATAGGTGACGGCGATGGCGACTTCGTGGGCGTTGCCGGTGGGCGGGGCCAGGTAGCGGCCGTCGGCGTCGAAGAAGAAGCCGTAGTTGCCATTGGCCTGGTTGCTGCGCCGCGCCACCCAGCCCGGATCGACCTGGATTTGGACTTTGTTGGCGGCGCCGGCGTCCACCTGGTAGAGGCCGGCGCTGTTGAGGACGGCATTGTAGGGTTGGGTGTTGTAGTGGTAGGGCTTATCGAGGACGTTGGAGGTGGGCGCGTCCCAGCCGGTGATGCCGCCGTTCGATTGGAAGCGAGGGTCGTCGGTGATGGGGATGGTGACGCCGCCGGGGATGGTGTGACGCTGGTAGAGATAGTATTCGTAGTTGCCGTTGGTGGGCCAGTCGTGATACTGGTCGTGTGGGATCTCGGCGTAGGGCAGGTAGGTGGGATTTTTGTGCTCGCGCATGCGCGACCAGATGCTGGGTGGGAAGGTGTCGCCAGCCTGCAAGCCGGTGCCCAGGTATTTGTCGGCCCATTGGGCGATGCTGCGGTTGGTGGGGGTGTCCATGCCGCTGACGTTCCAGAAGGCGGAGAGGCGGATGACATCGACATGGACATCGAGGGCGCGGGCCATGCCCCAGTAGAATTCGTTGGCGGTGCGCAGCATGTAGGCGTAGGTCTCGACGGCGCTGGGCACGGTGTCGGCGTATTTGCGCAGCTGGTCGTAGGTGCCCACGCATTTGCGGTTGGGGTCGAGGCTTTCGCAGGATTCGATCAGGGTGAAGTCGGAGGTGAGGACGTTGACCGAGAGGCCGATGTTCTGGCTGGCGGCCCAATCGGCGATGGTGCGGCGCTCGGTGACATCCTGGTGGAAGGTGGCGTTCTGGTTCATGACCCGGATCTTGGGCTGGCCGTTGTTGCTTTCGAAGGCGTTCTTGTAGGCCAACGAGACACTCTGACCGAAAGCCACCCATTGCGCCGAGGACATGTTGAGTGAAGCGCGGTCGTCCGGGTCCACAGCTTTGTTCTCGCCATCTTTGCCCACGCCTATGGCCACCCAGCCGAATTGGCTGGCCTGTGGATGCGAGCGCAGATGGTCGGCCAGGGCATTGATGAAGACGGTGTACTGGCTCTGGTAGTAGGCGTCGCTGTAATCGATGAGGTACCAGGGGCCGTTGTCGGGGCTGCCATCGCCGTTGCAGTCGCGGATGTCGGGGTTGGCGGCGGTGATGATGGGGTCGTCGGCGGTGTTGGTCTGGCCGTCGGGGCCGAAGCGCACCCAGGCCGGGGTCGATTCGATGCCGAGGGTGGGACAGCGAGTGGGCCGGCCGGTGTAGGTGACGAAGGCAAAGCCCACATATTTATAGCCGGCGTTCAGTTGGCTGCTGATCCACGAGTCCATCACATCGAAGCTGTATACGTTTTTCTGCGGGTTGAGGCTCTTCCAATCCCAGAAACGGTAGGAGCCAACAGCGTAATAGGGGTCGGGCGGGCGCGGGGTCTGGTTGAGGCCGTTTTCGATGTAGAAGCCAGAGCCAAGGCCGAGACGGTCGGGCGCGGAGGGGGCCAGGGCAGCGGGGCGATCCTGGGCAAAGACAAAAGGCGTCGCCAGCAGCAGCCCAAACAGGCCGAGGAGAACAAGCAGAGGAGGTAGGCGACGGCGGGTGGGATGGGACATCAGCGGACTCCTGGTGGGGGTGGGGATGACACACCCAGATGACACGCCCGGCAGGTTCTGGAAACCTTGAGGGTGTTGGGTGTAGCGAATAAGAAAGCCGCCGGGAGAGCGGCGGCCTGCTGGTTGGAAAAAGCAAGCGGGAGCGGCCGAGAAACAGTCTCCCCTCGGTGAAGGGCGAGGGTCTGTGCGACCCTGCGCCCGGCCACCTTCTGTTTCCTTTCGCTCCCGCTACTATGCGCACACTAACACGGGAAGATGAATTTGCCATGAACGGAAGGCGGCATGTTGGGTGAAAGTTTTGTAATCTGGCGGGTGAAGGAACTCTAGCGCGCTGAGTTGGATGGGGCGCCTTCGCGCCAGCCGATGACGCCGGCCGGGACGCCGGCGGCGATGGCGAAGGCCGGGATGCTGGCGGTGACGACGGCCCCCGCGCCCACCACGGCTCCCCGGCCGATGTTGACGCCGTCGAGGACGATGGCGCCGATGCCCAACCAGGCGCCGTCTTCGATCACGATGTCGCCCTTGCTGGTGAGGGGTTGGCGGGCGATGGGGAGGGCCGGGTCGGCGAAGCCGTGCTGGTAGGGATAGAGGGCGCAGCGCGGGGCCAGTTGCACATCGTCGCCGATGACGATGTTGGCTTTGGCGGCGGTGAGATGGCAACCCGACTGGATGTGGGTGTTCCGGCCGATGGTGATGGCCCCGCCCTGGATGAGTTCGAGGATGCTGTGGCGCTGCACCGATGAGTCATCGCCGATGCTGAGGCTGCCGCCGTCGCGATGGGCGTATAGCGTCACCTGGTCGTCGATGAAGACGCGCTGGCCCAGGCGCAGGTTGGGGCAGTGGATGGCGGCAAAGGGCGAGATGAAGCTGCGCCCGCTCAGACGGATGAGCAAGCGCCGGTTCTTGTACGGTCCCACCACCCAGCAGGCCAGCCGCAAGAACAGCCCGCCAAGCACCGGCAAGCGCGAGAGGGTGAGGAGAAGACGAAGGAGGAATGTCATTTGGGTTGAGTTTTTGTGGCGTTGTTGCGTGTTGCGTGGTGCGTGGTGCGTGGTGCGTGATGCGTGATGCGTGATGCGTGATGCGTAATGCGTAAATACTCGGGTGATAGGTCTACGGAACCCGGAACACGAAACACGAAACACGAAACACGGAACACAAAATCCGAACCACCCCCTCACAAATAACCCTGCTCGCGATACCACGCATATTCGGCCTGGGCCGCGGCCAGGAGCAAGGTCTGCGGCATGCCCAGCTCGGTGATGGCCCGCGAGGGGTCGCAGGTGAGGCGGGTGGGGCCGGCGTCAGGGGCGGGCGGGGTCGGCCAGGGCTGTAGAGAGCGGGCCAGGCGGCGGAGGTCGGCGCTAAGGTCCGGGCGTGGTCGCCTTCCCGTTGCCTGTGCGATCAGCCGGGCGAAGGCCCTGGCATCGAGGTTGCCCTGGCGGTGGCCGAGCAGATAGCGACGCCCCGGCTGCCCGCGTTCGGCCGCCAGGATCATCCCCCGCGCCACATCTTGCACCGGCGTCCAGTTGATGCCGCCGGCCGGGTAACGCTGGCGCCAGCCGGATCTGTTCTGCACGGCGTCGAGGAAGCGCCGGCCGCTGGCCGAGGGCCGCCAATCGCCCGGCCCCAGCATGGCTGACGGATGGACGATGATGATGGGGGCGCCGCCGTCGGCCAGCGCCAGCGCGATCTGTTCTCCGGCCAGTTTGCTGCGCACATAGTCCGAGGCATCGACCGGGTCCACGCCCGAACCCTCGGTGGCCAGGCTGCCGTTTGGGGGCTGGTAGATGACGCCGATGGTGCTGGTGTGGACGATGCGGGGCACACCGGCCAGTGACGCCGCCTGTAGAATCGTCCTGGCGCCTTCGACGTTTACCCAGAACATCATCGGAACGTGGATGGGGTCGTGGGTGTAGATGGCGGCGGTGTGGAAGAGAGCGTCGCAGCCGGAAAGGGCGGGGCGATAGCCTGTCGAATCCAGCAGGTCGCCCTCGATTCGTTCGATCGCAGGCAGATCGCGCAAGAGGAGGTCATTGGCCTGGGGGCGAAGCAAGGCTCGCACCCGCCATCCCTCGGCCACGAGCTGGCGAACAAGGGCGGCGCCGAGAAAGCCGGTGGCTCCGGTGACGAAGGCGGTGGGCATGAGGTGGCAGAGCTTGTCCCTTCGCTCCGTTCAGGGCAGGCTCTGAGTGAAACGAAGGATGGCAGGTGATAACTGGTAACTGGTAACTATAGATGGCTAGCCAAAGAAATGATACTCGGCCCTGAAACGTGATGCGTGATGCGTGAAAATCGCCGACGTTTTCTCACGTTTCACGGTTTACGGCCTTCATAACAAATCAACCTAGCGGTCAATAATGACTGGTAACTGGCTCTATTCGTGCCATTCGTGATCGATCCATTTCGCAATCCGCCATCCGCAGTTCGCAATCTCCTACCGGCGTGTTGTTTCGAGCAGGCGGGCGATGCGGCCGTCGCGCACGTAGGCGATGTCGTCCTGGTATTTGAGGAGGACGCCGAGGGTGTCGTGGACGGTGTCCTCGGAGAGGGTTTGCTGGTCGAGGGCGTCGAGGGCGTGGATCCAATCGAGGGTTTCGGCCACGCCGGGTTTTTTGTACAGGTCTTCGTGGCGCAGTTTCTGGACGAAGCCAACCACTGTCTCGGTCAGGCGCTGGGGGGATTCGGGGGCGCGGGCGAGGACGATGGCGCACTCGCGTTCGAAGCTGGGGTAGTCGATCCAGTGGTAGAGGCAGCGGCGCTTGAGGGCGTCGTGGATCTCGCGGGTGCGGTTGGAGGTGAGAACGAC from Caldilineales bacterium includes these protein-coding regions:
- a CDS encoding NAD-dependent epimerase/dehydratase family protein; this encodes MPTAFVTGATGFLGAALVRQLVAEGWRVRALLRPQANDLLLRDLPAIERIEGDLLDSTGYRPALSGCDALFHTAAIYTHDPIHVPMMFWVNVEGARTILQAASLAGVPRIVHTSTIGVIYQPPNGSLATEGSGVDPVDASDYVRSKLAGEQIALALADGGAPIIIVHPSAMLGPGDWRPSASGRRFLDAVQNRSGWRQRYPAGGINWTPVQDVARGMILAAERGQPGRRYLLGHRQGNLDARAFARLIAQATGRRPRPDLSADLRRLARSLQPWPTPPAPDAGPTRLTCDPSRAITELGMPQTLLLAAAQAEYAWYREQGYL
- a CDS encoding DNRLRE domain-containing protein; this encodes MHPRRLLLSLFLSLSLLAALGLTLSAGAAGIVRPQVDITSNADETCYRLTTTPDPLALNEFPTYTITLALPYTGVVESASLLMRSSNVRAGAIHPIVVNGVDIGQAPPADGKPTCDPVDHAPIRTYPLPPELLHPGVNYVRLTAEGTSDAWGVDYAALQVSGAGLLGGQYKFIQFPGEGGQAVDAAILEPIDQSAPRPLLLVFHGWSGVPFEPLPDYTAAAIAHDWFVASPAQRGNNALGPGGEPLASLRSQHDALALLQYMQSHYNIDPDRIYVGGFSMGGMMAGVMAAKYPDLFAAAVTHKAIADLSEWYYESSEYRQTRIITETGGAPTQVPFEYKRRSPWEFASNLSNLPIAIIHGSQDTVVPPHHAQDFYDAIAAASPRRLELRWYPGDHGDDSSNWGLGGDWAADFMDDYVRQDHPARLRLRTDESKAFYWLDIGKHSPNRFTEVAADSDPAADRATLTVTDTQAVDLSFDLARMGFDPAAGYIISQTTTSQGTTIAPVTPLNGRLDWTTPSGVVRLSLFPNDGSIPALVSLQEGSQGYGGTSDAWINQWSAASNYGNFGAVTLRTSGVATGLLRFDLTGVLPANVEIQAANLKLTTDGTGPEMAVNLYRLLRPWDEATATYNQAAAGQPWGAAGGQPGQDWESSPIATLNLNAADGVYTANVLATVQGWVQNPAGNHGLVLIAATASYNAARNLRSSEHSLANTRPALEIIYRPIPPTATPTPTPTTTPTATRTPTPTPSPTPSATPNPTETPTATPTPTPVVGVLAGLIFEDVNLDAVRQPGEPGLAGATVRIYQGSLSIGAYTTAADGFYSFGNLAPGAYRLHEDAPGGYYPAHPTNELIVSVAAGQQTTVDFAHKPLPTPSPTATLTPTPTRTPTATATPLPTFRLFLPLARG
- a CDS encoding acyltransferase, with amino-acid sequence MTFLLRLLLTLSRLPVLGGLFLRLACWVVGPYKNRRLLIRLSGRSFISPFAAIHCPNLRLGQRVFIDDQVTLYAHRDGGSLSIGDDSSVQRHSILELIQGGAITIGRNTHIQSGCHLTAAKANIVIGDDVQLAPRCALYPYQHGFADPALPIARQPLTSKGDIVIEDGAWLGIGAIVLDGVNIGRGAVVGAGAVVTASIPAFAIAAGVPAGVIGWREGAPSNSAR
- a CDS encoding glycosyltransferase family 4 protein, which produces MPLRILYLSRVRLNPYVRLLAEGVQKADAGVTTAIAPTLAWRTLLSPGHPHLVHLHWLELQYSYGHPPHRQAARALRQLLLELRFAQRRGIRLVYTVHNLHHHDELYPDLNTAANDWIFTHADAIHVHDEATAAAVAGQHGRTAGVYIVPHGHYLHAYPNDIDRQSARQRLQLAPDAFVYLCLGQMRPYKGLDQLIHAFLSLPAAGNELVIAGQVGAGNQGGQAFVQHLRLLAHDHPGVRLFPTYIADEDLQIFFNAADACVFPYRRATTSGAALLAYSFGKPIIAPAIGPFPDLISGDSGVLFQPGNGDLRQALDQARRIDPERARTAALALVASRDWASLGARHAALYRQITGKAAPSP
- a CDS encoding class I SAM-dependent methyltransferase; translated protein: MNLVAWYEAYWAAKDDSVDHTRLDLMLAHIRPDQRVFQLDGGPGMLAQRMARERGAQVTMTDLTHEATRRAQEKGLDASQLYIAETGIPFPDASFDAVVSDSAIEHHFDPARSFDELARVLKPGGTFLLCLPNIAHWRCRWWLLRGRFPYLRATPTDFTHLRFFTLNEIRDWLAARDIAITHLDGSASLWVRGLYPNWLRRPPFNRLYTRLARRFPTLFARDLIVIGVKR
- a CDS encoding glycosyltransferase; the protein is MLSGHAIACFSANPWDALWRNRQQIMSRLACHNRILFIEPAPYLSETTAALRHHPLATLRRSHLTSPLPNLWVYTPAVFAPRSGRPPLSHLTFALRRRDLRQTLRRLDMARPLLWLFRYDLGEMVGQLDERLAIYHAVDEYSAYALGSEQIEGRDRRQIIRQLEADLIRRVDLVFVTSPALLESKSPLHPHVVLVPNGVDVEHFARPAASVPPDIANLPRPLIGYAGVLNEKIDFDLLAAVAGQHPAWTFALVGPNALRNPDELRPLRQLGNVHLLGGKAVEALPAYVQRFDAALMPYRRNEWTRNISPLKLYEYLAAGIPIVSTSIPAIEPFAGVLWQADDAAGFAQALAAALAADSPDRRRRQQALAQAHSWDQRLEALSTAIQERLAATNTQHATRNTQPLNQP